The genomic window CAACCGAATACTGGCTGCGTAGTTCTTCTTGGATGGCGCTGAAGGCGCGAGTAATGTCGCTCATCTTAAACGGGAAGAACGCACGTCCTCCGGTCGCCGTCGCCAATTGTTCCAGAGTGTTATCACCGCGCATGATTACGCCGCTATCGTCTGTGCTGATGGCATAGATCACGACTTCAGCGCGTTGCGCCATCTGAATGGCGTCCGCCAGGCGCTCCTCGCTCTGGTTGTCCTCACCGTCACTCACCACGATTAACGCGCGGCGAACCGGTTGAGCGTCGCTGCTCTTCAGGAGTTTTTCCCGGCACGCCAGGTAGACGGCATCGTAGAGAGCGGTGCCGCCACCGTCATGCAGCCGGTGGACCGCTTCCGAGAGGTGCAGAACGTTGTCGGTGTAGTCCTGCATCAGGACGGAGTGACTGTTAAACCCGATTACGAATGCTTTGTCAGTCCGCGGCCGCAGCACCTGGTTTAGAAATTGAATTGCGGACTCTTGCTCGAAACCCATGCGGGCACTGACCGAACCACTGGAGTCAATCACCAAGCCGACACGTAAAGGCAGATCAGTGGCGCCGCGGAAGTCCAGAATACTTTGCGCCGGCTTTTGATTGTCGAGCACGGAAAAATCATTTTGTGAAAGATTCTTTACAAATTTGCCGTGGCTGTTTGTGGCGGTGAAAACCACGCTCACTTCATCCACCCGCTTGCGGATGGTGATCAGAGGAGTGTTGGTCTGCTCGTCCATCGCTTCCGGAGTGGCTTCGGTCACGGCGGTGCTCGCCGTAGCCAGATAAGGAGAGGCAACCGCCATCCCCGCGCTTTGTGCCCGGGCCGGGGTTTCCCACAGGGGCGTCCCCAAGGTTGCGGCGAGCAGCGCGATGAGAGGCAAAAATTTCATTCGATGTGCATTTTCTGCCGTTTAAGGCAGCTGGCAATGCCGTCTAGATAATTACTGCAGTTTGGGTGCCACAAAAAGACTCTAGGATAGGGAGGGGGATGCTGCCAAGTTACATATGGGGCTCGAACTTTCGTTACCCGCGTTCTTCTTTAGTTTAAGATGAGAATTCCCCCATGGAGGTTTCATGAAACGGCAGTGTATGTCTTTGACATTGGTACTCTTTCTAGCAGGTACTCTGTTTGCCGGGAGCAACGAAAAAGAATCTGATCGGGTGAAGCAGGCGGGTGAGGTGCTCAAAGAAATTGTTAACATTCCGGACAACATACCTAAAGATTTGTTCGATCGCGCCGAGTGCGTGATCGTATTGCCGTCGGTTAAGAAATTCGCCATTGGGATCGGCGGAAGCTATGGCCGCGGGGTTATGACGTGCCGCACCGGACAGCACTTCACCGGACCGTGGAGCGCTCCCGCAATGTATGCGCTGGAAGGCGGCAATATCGGGTTTCAACTGGGCGGGCAAGCCACTGACTTTGTCTTACTGGTGATGAACCCCCACGGCGCGGACTCGTTACTCAAGAGCAAGGTAAAGTTGGGCGCTGATGCTGCAGCCGCGGCCGGCCCCAAGGGTAGAGCCGCAACCGCCGCGACCGACGTGGTCATGCGAGCGGAAATACTTTCGTATTCACGGTCGCGGGGTTTGTTCGCGGGAATCTCGCTCGAAGGCTCAACCCTGCGTCAGGACAATAGCGCCAACCAGAAACTGTACGGCCGGAAGATCACCGCGCGCGAAATCGTACGCCAGCAAAGGGTCGGTATACCGGCATCAGGACGGGAACTGGTAGCGGTGTTGAATCACCATTCGCCCCGGAACCTGTCAGACAAACAATCGCTGCAGTAGCTTGGAATGCCGTCGCCGGCGGGGTGATAAGCGAGGTACAGGCGGCATGGAATTAACTTCGAAGCGCTGTACATGAAGTAAGCTGGGCCGGGGTTCTAGTGCTCGGGTTGCGCGCTATGTGGCGGCGCAGCTCGACTGTTGTCGAGATAAGCGGGCTCCATCTATGCAGTGTCTTATTGTCACGCAGGACCCAACCTTACTCGCGGTTGTGCGGGGAGTGTTTGCCGACCTGAGCATTGACCTGGAGTTGCGGCGGGAAGCGGCTAGCGCCGTGGATCTATGTAAGACGCGTCACCTGGATGGCCTGGTCATTGATTGCGATGACATCCCCGGCGGTGGCGAAGCGCTCAGTAAAATCAGGAATAGCCCTTCCAACAAGTCCGCAACTATTTTTGCGGTGGTGAACGGCACTACCAGCGTAGAGAGTGCCGGTACGCTGGGAGCGAACTATGTTCTGCGCAAGCCGGTTGAAAAGGAACGGCTGCGCTCCTTTCTCGATCTTGCGCTCGCCAGAATGGAGCGCGAGCACCGCCGCTATTTCCGGTATCCGGTTGACCTCCCGGTAGAACTCCAGACCGCTACGGGAGAGACTATTTCCGTGGACCTGGTCAACATCAGTGAAGGCGGAATGGCGGTGCGGCTCAACCGTAAGATCGAACTGCAGGGAGTTCTTACTATCCAGTTAAAGCTGCCAAGTACGGAAGAGAGAACTTTCAACGCCAAGGCGGTGGTCGCCTGGACCAACCCGTCATTGGCAGGTCTGAGATTTCTCTACGTGGCTGCTGAAAGCGAACTCATCTTTCGCAGTTGGATGGACACCTTGGAAGGGCAGTTCCAATTCCGCCAGTCACTCAAGAGCGGAGCACAGGGCGCCCGGTAACCTATTTCACCGAATTCAACGCCGCTGATCAAAGCTGATTTTAAGAATTCGTCCCTGCGTGCCCACGAGCCAGCCCGCGCGACGGCTGGCGAATGCCACGGCCCAATAGTTCGTAACTCCCGGCAGTAAAAACCAGGTCTTACCTTCATTGGGCGACCAGGCAGCGCCGCTCGGGCCGGTAGCTACTACGGCATGGCTTGCGCCGCCACCATCCGCGCGCCCGTGCCCATCATCTCCACGGCCGATTTCCCGTACATAGCTCAGCCCGTATACGGAGCCAGGAAAAGGAGTGCGCGTGGCCAGCTTCCAGGTCTTTCCGCCGTCGTTCGAGCGCGCAATATTGTTGGAGAACTCGGTGGGCGTAACCAGCTCTCCGCCGCCCAAAATGCCATGGATTGCATCGCGGAAATCCACGCTGATTACGCCTGAGGTCGGTGTGCCCTGCACGATGGGCGTGTTGTACGCGGTCCATGAGTCGCCGCCATCGCGGGTGGCGATGATGCGTGCCTTCTGGGCGCCGCCAGTACCGATCCAGGCCCGGTTCCTGCCCTGGGTCGCGATGCAAGTGCCACTCGCGGCAAATGCGGCTTCGCCGGGCTGGGCAGCCGGGAGATTGTTGCCGATGTCTTGCCACGTCTCGCCGTCACGCGTCCGGATCACGGGGAAACGGCCAGCTACCGAATCCGCCATGGTGACTCCGCGCTTCGGAGTCCAAAAGGCAAAGCAGTCATAGAACCCGTTCGGGTCGGTGTTTTGGAATTGCAATGACCAGAATTTCCCGCCGTCTTCGGTCTTGTAAATGCGCGAGTCGGTGCCCACTCCCGCCGAGAGCAGATAAGCGACCTTGTCGCTGACTCCCTGCACGTCGCGAAACTGCAGGCTCTCAGCGCCTGGAACCACGGCGGCGTGCCACGTCTTTCCACCGTCAGTAGTCAGAGCGTAGGTTCCGCCGACCCCGCTTGCCCATACCACTCGTTCGCTAACCGGGCTGATGGCCTGTAGCCGATTGGTGGTACCGCTCTGCTGCGGCGTGAGCTTGGGATGGCGATCAGCGGAAAAGCTAAGGACAGAGACGCAAATCAGAAGCGTGGCGAGAGCGGCGGAACGAAAACGGGACATAGGATACCTCATCGGCTGGGTGTAAATGCGACCGGGGCGGCAGTATAGGACGGGCGCGAAAGGCCTGTCAAACGTGGCATGCACAGGATTGGACAGCGGGTGAGCAGCGATATTGATTCCAACGGTTCCTCCACATCCACTCTCACTCTTCCGCTCAGCTACAATAATCAGTTGACCACGCTGCATCATTTTCACTAGATGAGAACTCTTTTTTGAGACCGAGTGCAGGGAATTTCCTGTCTCCAGATAATGAAAGGAAGACGCACGGGTGATTGGGGCCATTGATGTCGGAGGGACAAAAATTGCAGTTGCCATGGTGGCGGAAAACGGGAGGATCGTGCACAAGATGGAATCTCCTACGGCTGCCGAGCGCGGGTTCGCCGATGGGTTGGCACGTATGCGGCAGATGTTGCAAGAGTGCTCCCGCGCCGCGGATGCTCCCATCACCGGAATAGGAATTGGAAGCAGCGGCCCGGTTGATCCGTGGACCGGCATCTACGGCCGGGTGGACACCCTGCCCACCTGGGAAGGGTCTGACATCATGAAGCCACTGGAGAGCCAATTCGGTGTGCGCGTGGCAGTGGAAAATGATGCTGATGCTGCGGCGCTGGCGGAGTCTGCATGGGGCGCCG from Terriglobales bacterium includes these protein-coding regions:
- a CDS encoding VWA domain-containing protein — translated: MKFLPLIALLAATLGTPLWETPARAQSAGMAVASPYLATASTAVTEATPEAMDEQTNTPLITIRKRVDEVSVVFTATNSHGKFVKNLSQNDFSVLDNQKPAQSILDFRGATDLPLRVGLVIDSSGSVSARMGFEQESAIQFLNQVLRPRTDKAFVIGFNSHSVLMQDYTDNVLHLSEAVHRLHDGGGTALYDAVYLACREKLLKSSDAQPVRRALIVVSDGEDNQSEERLADAIQMAQRAEVVIYAISTDDSGVIMRGDNTLEQLATATGGRAFFPFKMSDITRAFSAIQEELRSQYSVAYKPAEFSPDGRYHSIEIVANNKKIRVRARPGYYAPRQ
- a CDS encoding lipid-binding SYLF domain-containing protein — translated: MKRQCMSLTLVLFLAGTLFAGSNEKESDRVKQAGEVLKEIVNIPDNIPKDLFDRAECVIVLPSVKKFAIGIGGSYGRGVMTCRTGQHFTGPWSAPAMYALEGGNIGFQLGGQATDFVLLVMNPHGADSLLKSKVKLGADAAAAAGPKGRAATAATDVVMRAEILSYSRSRGLFAGISLEGSTLRQDNSANQKLYGRKITAREIVRQQRVGIPASGRELVAVLNHHSPRNLSDKQSLQ
- a CDS encoding PilZ domain-containing protein, with translation MQCLIVTQDPTLLAVVRGVFADLSIDLELRREAASAVDLCKTRHLDGLVIDCDDIPGGGEALSKIRNSPSNKSATIFAVVNGTTSVESAGTLGANYVLRKPVEKERLRSFLDLALARMEREHRRYFRYPVDLPVELQTATGETISVDLVNISEGGMAVRLNRKIELQGVLTIQLKLPSTEERTFNAKAVVAWTNPSLAGLRFLYVAAESELIFRSWMDTLEGQFQFRQSLKSGAQGAR